The Shewanella sp. NFH-SH190041 genome has a window encoding:
- a CDS encoding type 4a pilus biogenesis protein PilO yields MKIDLSQFNDIDFDNIGAWPRLVKVVFSVFLALTVFGGSYLFFISDALDSLAAEQAQELQLKTDFASKYQLAANLPLYRQQLTEMESQFAELLKMLPSENEMPGLLDDITFVATDAGLGISSLNWEAEVERDFYLEFPINMSVTGSYHQLGKLVDGVAKLPRIVSLHDFSIGKQANGQLVMDIQAKTYRFKDDAEWDHDKEAK; encoded by the coding sequence ATGAAAATCGATTTGAGCCAATTTAATGATATTGATTTTGACAATATCGGTGCTTGGCCTCGGCTAGTTAAAGTGGTGTTTAGTGTATTTTTAGCCTTGACGGTATTTGGTGGCAGTTACCTGTTTTTTATTTCGGATGCGCTCGATAGTTTAGCTGCTGAGCAGGCGCAGGAACTGCAGTTGAAAACGGACTTTGCCAGTAAATATCAATTGGCAGCCAATTTGCCATTATATCGACAGCAACTCACCGAGATGGAAAGTCAATTTGCTGAGTTACTGAAAATGTTGCCATCTGAAAATGAAATGCCCGGGCTGTTGGATGATATTACCTTTGTTGCTACTGATGCTGGTTTAGGTATCAGTAGTTTAAATTGGGAAGCTGAAGTGGAGCGGGATTTTTATTTAGAGTTTCCTATCAATATGTCGGTTACCGGTAGTTATCATCAATTGGGGAAGTTGGTTGATGGGGTAGCTAAGTTGCCGCGTATAGTCAGCTTGCACGACTTTAGTATAGGTAAACAGGCAAATGGCCAACTGGTGATGGACATTCAAGCGAAAACTTATCGTTTTAAAGATGATGCTGAATGGGATCATGACAAGGAGGCGAAATAG
- a CDS encoding pilus assembly protein PilM yields the protein MLAKLWNRHAPQMVGIDIGSHDVKAMLLEQMEDGYKVVGYACVPIKKGAVVDHDLRDPEAVIETLRQLVRQLPKGVKYAAVAVSGSAVITKVIYMDASLNEEEMEAQIEIEADNLIPYSLDEVSIDFETLQLNSTDSAKVDVLLSACRTENVDGRVDALDAVGLEAKVVDVESYALGRSAELIYNQLPSGAHHKTLALVNVGANITSFAVVDHGETVFVREQTFGGEHFTQSIQACYGMTYEEAEKAKISGQLPENYVLDVHAPFQAQLVQQIKRTLQIYCSSRDKDKVDYIVLCGGAAQLDGLASLLTSELAIQTRVANPFQGCLFADDDIRLGLETGIGKYMVACGLALRSYGQWRT from the coding sequence ATGTTGGCAAAGCTATGGAATCGTCATGCGCCGCAAATGGTCGGAATTGACATCGGTTCTCACGATGTTAAGGCTATGTTGCTTGAGCAGATGGAAGATGGATATAAAGTGGTTGGCTATGCTTGCGTACCGATAAAAAAGGGCGCAGTAGTTGATCACGATCTTCGCGATCCTGAAGCTGTTATTGAAACCTTACGGCAGTTGGTGCGGCAACTTCCTAAAGGTGTGAAGTACGCTGCGGTAGCTGTATCAGGATCGGCAGTGATCACGAAAGTGATTTATATGGATGCTTCCCTCAATGAAGAAGAAATGGAAGCCCAGATTGAAATTGAAGCCGATAATCTTATCCCTTACTCCCTAGATGAAGTCAGTATCGACTTTGAAACCTTGCAGCTAAACAGTACCGATTCTGCCAAAGTCGATGTGTTACTCAGTGCCTGTCGTACTGAAAATGTGGATGGGCGGGTTGATGCATTGGATGCGGTTGGTCTAGAAGCTAAAGTTGTGGATGTCGAAAGCTATGCCCTAGGCCGATCGGCAGAGCTTATTTATAACCAGCTACCATCCGGCGCCCATCATAAAACGCTGGCATTAGTTAATGTTGGAGCCAATATTACCTCATTTGCTGTGGTTGACCATGGCGAAACCGTATTTGTGCGTGAGCAGACCTTTGGTGGAGAGCACTTTACCCAATCTATTCAGGCCTGTTATGGCATGACTTACGAAGAGGCCGAGAAAGCTAAAATCAGCGGTCAATTACCAGAAAACTATGTGCTTGATGTACATGCTCCTTTTCAGGCACAGCTTGTGCAGCAAATTAAACGTACTTTGCAGATTTACTGTTCTTCCCGCGATAAAGACAAAGTGGATTACATTGTGCTTTGTGGCGGCGCGGCGCAACTCGATGGGCTGGCCAGTCTGCTGACCAGTGAACTGGCAATTCAAACCCGGGTTGCGAACCCATTTCAGGGATGTCTTTTTGCTGATGATGATATTCGTTTGGGGCTGGAGACCGGGATTGGTAAATATATGGTGGCCTGTGGCTTGGCCCTGAGGAGCTATGGTCAGTGGCGAACATAA
- a CDS encoding PilN domain-containing protein, with translation MANINLLPWREEAREKQKRDYMGILVLVFLMSALCVYLFLGGINMLIEQQQERNHYLQSEIQLLEKQIAEIRQIKKRKANIERRTEIILDLQQARNLPTHVLDELVRVVPAGIYLSEVEKKGSMLWINGRSESNNNVANMMRRVNSSDWLHEPNMQSIVSDQDTQRSLQRFDLNITVREAPPLLASEASTK, from the coding sequence GTGGCGAACATAAATTTGCTACCTTGGCGGGAAGAAGCGAGGGAGAAACAAAAGCGTGATTATATGGGAATACTGGTGTTGGTATTCCTAATGAGTGCTTTATGCGTCTACCTGTTCCTTGGTGGGATAAATATGTTGATCGAGCAGCAGCAGGAACGAAATCACTATCTGCAGTCTGAAATTCAGTTGTTGGAAAAGCAGATTGCTGAAATTCGACAAATAAAAAAACGTAAAGCCAATATTGAGCGGCGTACGGAGATTATTCTTGATCTGCAGCAAGCCAGAAATTTACCGACACATGTACTGGACGAGTTGGTTAGGGTAGTGCCTGCGGGGATTTATCTGTCCGAAGTTGAAAAGAAAGGCAGCATGTTGTGGATCAATGGTCGTAGCGAGTCAAATAATAATGTTGCCAATATGATGCGTCGGGTGAACAGCTCTGATTGGCTCCATGAACCCAATATGCAGTCTATTGTCTCTGACCAAGATACTCAGCGCAGTTTACAGCGATTTGATTTGAATATTACCGTCCGGGAAGCTCCACCTTTATTGGCCAGTGAGGCATCGACGAAATGA